One part of the Megachile rotundata isolate GNS110a chromosome 16, iyMegRotu1, whole genome shotgun sequence genome encodes these proteins:
- the LOC100883629 gene encoding uncharacterized protein LOC100883629 isoform X1: MDFLNLNRLNAFMNVMSGNMLPVTDKRMKLSVSTRIYWLIVWLVQLSYLAVCVLGARYVPTEISLKDSTVAMAVSLEGIILSLYMNSRQNLLRRLIEQLNDTLNNGDKLLRSVTTQTVQPLEKVLKLYTIGSIGPVTVWTLLQFIRVTQTDEFYYVDYRVPAVFSAEPFSLKVFVAGGFFVCLGSTYAIARKVSLDLYMIHMIRLMTAQYRYLRIKFAEILRGKSDVWTKGPWKGEMEVKEEMRVLTSHYGTIIKMTSTLKKVLAPNIGVLYINNVFRFCFLSIMLVMTSTEDMEKYLITLYSIGALIQLYMLCFSIQELLEASIAVADDAFYEKWCVYDTSLLRATAIMSFGSKLECKLTSVRSVDLTLSSFMSISADDMEKYLVLMYTFGALVQLYMVCFSIQELFEASKAIADDAFYEKWYVYDSSLQRAMVIMTFGSKLECKVSSIRSIDLTLPSFMSILNQAYSVCLLFLKAR; encoded by the exons ATGGATTTCCTGAACCTGAATCGCCTAAACGCCTTCATGAACGTAATGTCGGGCAACATGCTACCAGTGACGGACAAAAGGATGAAGCTGTCGGTGTCCACAAGAATCTATTGGCTGATTGTCTGGCTGGTACAGCTCTCCTACCTAGCAGTCTGCGTTCTGGGTGCTCGGTACGTGCCCACAGAGATCTCCCTGAAGGACAGCACCGTCGCCATGGCCGTCAGTCTCGAAGGCATTATCCTAAGTCTTTACATGAACAGTCGTCAAAATCTCCTACGACGATTAATCGAACAGCTGAACGATACTTTGAACAACGGTGATAAATTGCTGAGGAGCGTCACGACCCAAACGGTGCAGCCACTGGAAAAGGTGTTGAAGCTCTACACGATCGGCAGCATCGGTCCAGTTACCGTTTGGACGCTTCTGCAGTTCATTAGAGTGACCCAAACGGACGAGTTCTATTACGTGGATTATCGGGTGCCCGCGGTGTTCTCCGCCGAGCCGTTTTCCCTCAAGGTTTTCGTGGCCGGGGGATTCTTCGTGTGCCTGGGAAGCACGTACGCCATTGCCAGGAAAGTTAGTTTGGACCTCTACATGATACACATGATTCGGCTGATGACGGCACAGTATAGGTATCTGAGAATCAAGTTTGCGGAGATACTGCGGGGGAAATCGGATGTTTGGACGAAGGGGCCTTGGAAGGGGGAGATGGAGGTTAAGGAGGAGATGAGGGTGCTGACTTCTCATTATGGAACTATTATTAA GATGACATCCACACTCAAGAAGGTCCTGGCTCCCAACATAGGAGTCCTGTACATAAACAACGTTTTCCGATTCTGCTTCTTAAGCATTATGCTAGTAATG ACCTCTACAGAAGACATGGAGAAATATCTGATCACACTGTACTCGATCGGAGCATTGATCCAACTGTACATGTTATGCTTCTCCATTCAAGAATTACTGGAAGCG AGTATAGCAGTAGCAGACGACGCGTTCTACGAGAAGTGGTGCGTTTATGACACCTCCTTGCTACGCGCAACGGCCATCATGTCTTTCGGGAGCAAATTAGAGTGCAAGCTGACCAGTGTACGAAGCGTCGACCTAACCTTATCATCTTTCATGTCG ATCAGTGCTGATGACATGGAGAAGTATCTGGTTCTAATGTACACATTCGGCGCGTTGGTACAACTATACATGGTGTGTTTCTCCATTCAAGAATTATTCGAAGCG AGTAAAGCAATAGCAGACGACGCTTTCTACGAAAAATGGTACGTTTACGACAGCTCTCTGCAACGCGCAATGGTTATCATGACTTTCGGTAGCAAATTAGAGTGCAAAGTGAGCAGTATACGAAGCATTGACCTAACTTTACCATCTTTTATGTCG ATTCTGAATCAAGCCTACTCGGTGTGTTTATTGTTCTTGAAAGCGAGATGA
- the LOC100883629 gene encoding uncharacterized protein LOC100883629 isoform X5, translating to MDFLNLNRLNAFMNVMSGNMLPVTDKRMKLSVSTRIYWLIVWLVQLSYLAVCVLGARYVPTEISLKDSTVAMAVSLEGIILSLYMNSRQNLLRRLIEQLNDTLNNGDKLLRSVTTQTVQPLEKVLKLYTIGSIGPVTVWTLLQFIRVTQTDEFYYVDYRVPAVFSAEPFSLKVFVAGGFFVCLGSTYAIARKVSLDLYMIHMIRLMTAQYRYLRIKFAEILRGKSDVWTKGPWKGEMEVKEEMRVLTSHYGTIIKMTSTLKKVLAPNIGVLYINNVFRFCFLSIMLVMTSTEDMEKYLITLYSIGALIQLYMLCFSIQELLEAQ from the exons ATGGATTTCCTGAACCTGAATCGCCTAAACGCCTTCATGAACGTAATGTCGGGCAACATGCTACCAGTGACGGACAAAAGGATGAAGCTGTCGGTGTCCACAAGAATCTATTGGCTGATTGTCTGGCTGGTACAGCTCTCCTACCTAGCAGTCTGCGTTCTGGGTGCTCGGTACGTGCCCACAGAGATCTCCCTGAAGGACAGCACCGTCGCCATGGCCGTCAGTCTCGAAGGCATTATCCTAAGTCTTTACATGAACAGTCGTCAAAATCTCCTACGACGATTAATCGAACAGCTGAACGATACTTTGAACAACGGTGATAAATTGCTGAGGAGCGTCACGACCCAAACGGTGCAGCCACTGGAAAAGGTGTTGAAGCTCTACACGATCGGCAGCATCGGTCCAGTTACCGTTTGGACGCTTCTGCAGTTCATTAGAGTGACCCAAACGGACGAGTTCTATTACGTGGATTATCGGGTGCCCGCGGTGTTCTCCGCCGAGCCGTTTTCCCTCAAGGTTTTCGTGGCCGGGGGATTCTTCGTGTGCCTGGGAAGCACGTACGCCATTGCCAGGAAAGTTAGTTTGGACCTCTACATGATACACATGATTCGGCTGATGACGGCACAGTATAGGTATCTGAGAATCAAGTTTGCGGAGATACTGCGGGGGAAATCGGATGTTTGGACGAAGGGGCCTTGGAAGGGGGAGATGGAGGTTAAGGAGGAGATGAGGGTGCTGACTTCTCATTATGGAACTATTATTAA GATGACATCCACACTCAAGAAGGTCCTGGCTCCCAACATAGGAGTCCTGTACATAAACAACGTTTTCCGATTCTGCTTCTTAAGCATTATGCTAGTAATG ACCTCTACAGAAGACATGGAGAAATATCTGATCACACTGTACTCGATCGGAGCATTGATCCAACTGTACATGTTATGCTTCTCCATTCAAGAATTACTGGAAGCG CAGTAG
- the LOC100883629 gene encoding uncharacterized protein LOC100883629 isoform X3, whose product MDFLNLNRLNAFMNVMSGNMLPVTDKRMKLSVSTRIYWLIVWLVQLSYLAVCVLGARYVPTEISLKDSTVAMAVSLEGIILSLYMNSRQNLLRRLIEQLNDTLNNGDKLLRSVTTQTVQPLEKVLKLYTIGSIGPVTVWTLLQFIRVTQTDEFYYVDYRVPAVFSAEPFSLKVFVAGGFFVCLGSTYAIARKVSLDLYMIHMIRLMTAQYRYLRIKFAEILRGKSDVWTKGPWKGEMEVKEEMRVLTSHYGTIIKMTSTLKKVLAPNIGVLYINNVFRFCFLSIMLVMTSTEDMEKYLITLYSIGALIQLYMLCFSIQELLEASIAVADDAFYEKWCVYDTSLLRATAIMSFGSKLECKLTSVRSVDLTLSSFMSVLSPESHDQRAIHQRYDRTGR is encoded by the exons ATGGATTTCCTGAACCTGAATCGCCTAAACGCCTTCATGAACGTAATGTCGGGCAACATGCTACCAGTGACGGACAAAAGGATGAAGCTGTCGGTGTCCACAAGAATCTATTGGCTGATTGTCTGGCTGGTACAGCTCTCCTACCTAGCAGTCTGCGTTCTGGGTGCTCGGTACGTGCCCACAGAGATCTCCCTGAAGGACAGCACCGTCGCCATGGCCGTCAGTCTCGAAGGCATTATCCTAAGTCTTTACATGAACAGTCGTCAAAATCTCCTACGACGATTAATCGAACAGCTGAACGATACTTTGAACAACGGTGATAAATTGCTGAGGAGCGTCACGACCCAAACGGTGCAGCCACTGGAAAAGGTGTTGAAGCTCTACACGATCGGCAGCATCGGTCCAGTTACCGTTTGGACGCTTCTGCAGTTCATTAGAGTGACCCAAACGGACGAGTTCTATTACGTGGATTATCGGGTGCCCGCGGTGTTCTCCGCCGAGCCGTTTTCCCTCAAGGTTTTCGTGGCCGGGGGATTCTTCGTGTGCCTGGGAAGCACGTACGCCATTGCCAGGAAAGTTAGTTTGGACCTCTACATGATACACATGATTCGGCTGATGACGGCACAGTATAGGTATCTGAGAATCAAGTTTGCGGAGATACTGCGGGGGAAATCGGATGTTTGGACGAAGGGGCCTTGGAAGGGGGAGATGGAGGTTAAGGAGGAGATGAGGGTGCTGACTTCTCATTATGGAACTATTATTAA GATGACATCCACACTCAAGAAGGTCCTGGCTCCCAACATAGGAGTCCTGTACATAAACAACGTTTTCCGATTCTGCTTCTTAAGCATTATGCTAGTAATG ACCTCTACAGAAGACATGGAGAAATATCTGATCACACTGTACTCGATCGGAGCATTGATCCAACTGTACATGTTATGCTTCTCCATTCAAGAATTACTGGAAGCG AGTATAGCAGTAGCAGACGACGCGTTCTACGAGAAGTGGTGCGTTTATGACACCTCCTTGCTACGCGCAACGGCCATCATGTCTTTCGGGAGCAAATTAGAGTGCAAGCTGACCAGTGTACGAAGCGTCGACCTAACCTTATCATCTTTCATGTCG GTACTCTCACCTGAGAGCCACGATCAAAGAGCCATACATCAAAGATACGATCGCACCGGCCGGTAA
- the LOC100883629 gene encoding uncharacterized protein LOC100883629 isoform X4 yields MDFLNLNRLNAFMNVMSGNMLPVTDKRMKLSVSTRIYWLIVWLVQLSYLAVCVLGARYVPTEISLKDSTVAMAVSLEGIILSLYMNSRQNLLRRLIEQLNDTLNNGDKLLRSVTTQTVQPLEKVLKLYTIGSIGPVTVWTLLQFIRVTQTDEFYYVDYRVPAVFSAEPFSLKVFVAGGFFVCLGSTYAIARKVSLDLYMIHMIRLMTAQYRYLRIKFAEILRGKSDVWTKGPWKGEMEVKEEMRVLTSHYGTIIKMTSTLKKVLAPNIGVLYINNVFRFCFLSIMLVMTSTEDMEKYLITLYSIGALIQLYMLCFSIQELLEASIAVADDAFYEKWCVYDTSLLRATAIMSFGSKLECKLTSVRSVDLTLSSFMSILNQAYSVCLLFLKAR; encoded by the exons ATGGATTTCCTGAACCTGAATCGCCTAAACGCCTTCATGAACGTAATGTCGGGCAACATGCTACCAGTGACGGACAAAAGGATGAAGCTGTCGGTGTCCACAAGAATCTATTGGCTGATTGTCTGGCTGGTACAGCTCTCCTACCTAGCAGTCTGCGTTCTGGGTGCTCGGTACGTGCCCACAGAGATCTCCCTGAAGGACAGCACCGTCGCCATGGCCGTCAGTCTCGAAGGCATTATCCTAAGTCTTTACATGAACAGTCGTCAAAATCTCCTACGACGATTAATCGAACAGCTGAACGATACTTTGAACAACGGTGATAAATTGCTGAGGAGCGTCACGACCCAAACGGTGCAGCCACTGGAAAAGGTGTTGAAGCTCTACACGATCGGCAGCATCGGTCCAGTTACCGTTTGGACGCTTCTGCAGTTCATTAGAGTGACCCAAACGGACGAGTTCTATTACGTGGATTATCGGGTGCCCGCGGTGTTCTCCGCCGAGCCGTTTTCCCTCAAGGTTTTCGTGGCCGGGGGATTCTTCGTGTGCCTGGGAAGCACGTACGCCATTGCCAGGAAAGTTAGTTTGGACCTCTACATGATACACATGATTCGGCTGATGACGGCACAGTATAGGTATCTGAGAATCAAGTTTGCGGAGATACTGCGGGGGAAATCGGATGTTTGGACGAAGGGGCCTTGGAAGGGGGAGATGGAGGTTAAGGAGGAGATGAGGGTGCTGACTTCTCATTATGGAACTATTATTAA GATGACATCCACACTCAAGAAGGTCCTGGCTCCCAACATAGGAGTCCTGTACATAAACAACGTTTTCCGATTCTGCTTCTTAAGCATTATGCTAGTAATG ACCTCTACAGAAGACATGGAGAAATATCTGATCACACTGTACTCGATCGGAGCATTGATCCAACTGTACATGTTATGCTTCTCCATTCAAGAATTACTGGAAGCG AGTATAGCAGTAGCAGACGACGCGTTCTACGAGAAGTGGTGCGTTTATGACACCTCCTTGCTACGCGCAACGGCCATCATGTCTTTCGGGAGCAAATTAGAGTGCAAGCTGACCAGTGTACGAAGCGTCGACCTAACCTTATCATCTTTCATGTCG ATTCTGAATCAGGCATATTCTGTGTGCTTATTGTTCTTGAAAGCTAGATGA
- the Kal1 gene encoding anosmin-1 Kallmann syndrome 1 isoform X2, which translates to MGGSRVVETNGVGRRSRRSAREAREESKPDLSSNGSPAIASSPVLVASLRGSIAHEDPSATLSGPTSRPSPVGYGYFRPFRPLLTHGSPSPPPMAAAKGSCYTVKSPSPPELTVTLKKWWLWWLLLPGCLASWTKYIEEYDSIRVARCDAYCGSNYSEKCMENCLASNYTKPGHCPDKASMSLFEAVCLAACSDDSRCPDLAKCCRHDCGVTCMHPLGLDNRSDLPPIPDNLQIRQQKNNLIVLTWHPKGKYSNASRPNNNVRYLVEERHLLGPRYQESRLSSWAVRHVSTKSHATLRERLKTGHWYQFRIAAINENGSRGYSSPSRPFKTREPRNPKEPQNLTLSDARLVGGRLRITLRWVKPASDVPITFYKVFWSRLVHGPTNDSILVYHRTVLKDKTCYELKNLELKCQYFLQVQAVALYGNRRLASRKASKVFNSTDYMAYANVGRRSRRCERYQAGLHLRRMICHCGEVKVRLVWPTNHDVKAYNVSWREEACPSQDKHAAHRKKILWKVVQTPHLDIWRLRNGCTYNVNVRNIFHDDSSEKHGGSIEFVATGCQKEYDHKEKKLSNDKIAQCKSKSLRSKRYYSGLSLI; encoded by the exons ATGGGTGGTAGCAGGGTGGTGGAAACGAATGGCGTGGGTCGGCGTAGTAGGAGAAGTGCCAGGGAAGCAAGAGAGGAAAGTAAGCCCGATCTCAGTTCGAACGGTTCGCCAGCGATCGCTTCGTCTCCGGTTTTAGTTGCTTCGTTGCGAGGCTCGATCGCACACGAAGATCCTTCCGCCACTTTGTCAGGACCGACGTCGCGTCCCAGTCCCGTGGGATACGGCTACTTCCGCCCGTTCAGACCTCTTCTAACACACGGAAGTCCTTCGCCGCCCCCGATGGCTGCAGCCAAGGGCTCCTGTTACACCGTTAAATCGCCCTCTCCGCCAGAGCTGACTGTCACCCTTAAAA AATGGTGGCTTTGGTGGTTGCTTTTGCCGGGATGTCTCGCCTCGTGGACGAAGTACATTGAAGAATACGATTCCATCAGAGTCGCTAGGTGTGATGCTTATTGCGGTAGTAATTATTCAGAAAAA TGCATGGAGAATTGCCTGGCGTCCAATTACACGAAACCTGGTCACTGTCCTGATAAGGCGTCCATGTCGTTATTCGAGGCTGTTTGCTTGGCGGCTTGTAGCGACGACTCACGCTGCCCGGACTTGGCTAAATGCTGCCGACATGACTGTGGTGTCACGTGTATGCATCCTCTTGGCTTGGATAATAGAAGTG ATCTACCACCGATCCCCGACAATCTCCAGATCAGACAGCAGAAGAACAACCTGATCGTCTTAACGTGGCATCCGAAAGGGAAGTACTCCAACGCATCGCGCCCGAACAATAACGTGAGGTATTTGGTGGAAGAGCGACATTTGCTCGGACCAAGATATCAGGAATCCAGGCTAAGCTCCTGGGCGGTGCGACACGTGTCAACCAAGTCGCACGCGACCCTTCGAGAAAGGTTGAAAACTGGACACTGGTATCAGTTCCGTATAGCTGCTATCAACGAAAATGGATCCCGAGGATATTCTTCACCGTCCAGGCCTTTTAAGACGAGAG AACCACGGAATCCTAAAGAGCCGCAGAATTTGACGCTGTCCGACGCGAGATTAGTGGGCGGGAGATTACGAATCACTCTTAGGTGGGTCAAACCAGCCTCGGACGTGCCGATAACTTTCTACAAAGTATTTTGGAGCCGACTTGTACACGGCCCGACCAACGACTCCATTCTCGTTTACCATCGGACCGTCCTCAAA GACAAGACCTGCTACGAGCTGAAGAACTTGGAACTGAAGTGTCAGTACTTCCTTCAGGTCCAAGCGGTCGCCCTATACGGAAATCGTCGCCTGGCGTCGCGAAAAGCCTCCAAGGTGTTCAACAGCACCGACTACATGGCATACG CCAACGTGGGGAGACGTTCTCGCAGGTGTGAGCGATATCAAGCCGGCCTACATCTACGACGCATGATTTGCCACTGTGGAGAGGTCAAGGTACGCCTCGTTTGGCCCACGAACCACGACGTTAAGGCGTACAACGTGTCCTGGAGGGAGGAGGCCTGTCCGTCGCAGGATAAGCATGCGGCGCATCGGAAGAAAATCTTGTGGAAAGTTGTGCAG ACGCCACATTTAGACATATGGCGACTCCGAAACGGGTGCACATACAACGTGAACGTAAGAAACATCTTCCACGACGACAGTAGCGAGAAGCATGGCGGCAGCATCGAGTTTGTTGCTACCGGATGTCAGAAGGAATATGATCACAAAGAGAAGAAACTTTCGAATGATAAGATAGCACAGTGTAAGAGTAAATCGTTGAGAAGTAAACGGTACTATAGTGGCCTATCTCTGATATAA
- the Kal1 gene encoding anosmin-1 Kallmann syndrome 1 isoform X1, which yields MGGSRVVETNGVGRRSRRSAREAREESKPDLSSNGSPAIASSPVLVASLRGSIAHEDPSATLSGPTSRPSPVGYGYFRPFRPLLTHGSPSPPPMAAAKGSCYTVKSPSPPELTVTLKKWWLWWLLLPGCLASWTKYIEEYDSIRVARCDAYCGSNYSEKGYLAMFQCMENCLASNYTKPGHCPDKASMSLFEAVCLAACSDDSRCPDLAKCCRHDCGVTCMHPLGLDNRSDLPPIPDNLQIRQQKNNLIVLTWHPKGKYSNASRPNNNVRYLVEERHLLGPRYQESRLSSWAVRHVSTKSHATLRERLKTGHWYQFRIAAINENGSRGYSSPSRPFKTREPRNPKEPQNLTLSDARLVGGRLRITLRWVKPASDVPITFYKVFWSRLVHGPTNDSILVYHRTVLKDKTCYELKNLELKCQYFLQVQAVALYGNRRLASRKASKVFNSTDYMAYANVGRRSRRCERYQAGLHLRRMICHCGEVKVRLVWPTNHDVKAYNVSWREEACPSQDKHAAHRKKILWKVVQTPHLDIWRLRNGCTYNVNVRNIFHDDSSEKHGGSIEFVATGCQKEYDHKEKKLSNDKIAQCKSKSLRSKRYYSGLSLI from the exons ATGGGTGGTAGCAGGGTGGTGGAAACGAATGGCGTGGGTCGGCGTAGTAGGAGAAGTGCCAGGGAAGCAAGAGAGGAAAGTAAGCCCGATCTCAGTTCGAACGGTTCGCCAGCGATCGCTTCGTCTCCGGTTTTAGTTGCTTCGTTGCGAGGCTCGATCGCACACGAAGATCCTTCCGCCACTTTGTCAGGACCGACGTCGCGTCCCAGTCCCGTGGGATACGGCTACTTCCGCCCGTTCAGACCTCTTCTAACACACGGAAGTCCTTCGCCGCCCCCGATGGCTGCAGCCAAGGGCTCCTGTTACACCGTTAAATCGCCCTCTCCGCCAGAGCTGACTGTCACCCTTAAAA AATGGTGGCTTTGGTGGTTGCTTTTGCCGGGATGTCTCGCCTCGTGGACGAAGTACATTGAAGAATACGATTCCATCAGAGTCGCTAGGTGTGATGCTTATTGCGGTAGTAATTATTCAGAAAAA GGATATCTCGCTATGTTTCAGTGCATGGAGAATTGCCTGGCGTCCAATTACACGAAACCTGGTCACTGTCCTGATAAGGCGTCCATGTCGTTATTCGAGGCTGTTTGCTTGGCGGCTTGTAGCGACGACTCACGCTGCCCGGACTTGGCTAAATGCTGCCGACATGACTGTGGTGTCACGTGTATGCATCCTCTTGGCTTGGATAATAGAAGTG ATCTACCACCGATCCCCGACAATCTCCAGATCAGACAGCAGAAGAACAACCTGATCGTCTTAACGTGGCATCCGAAAGGGAAGTACTCCAACGCATCGCGCCCGAACAATAACGTGAGGTATTTGGTGGAAGAGCGACATTTGCTCGGACCAAGATATCAGGAATCCAGGCTAAGCTCCTGGGCGGTGCGACACGTGTCAACCAAGTCGCACGCGACCCTTCGAGAAAGGTTGAAAACTGGACACTGGTATCAGTTCCGTATAGCTGCTATCAACGAAAATGGATCCCGAGGATATTCTTCACCGTCCAGGCCTTTTAAGACGAGAG AACCACGGAATCCTAAAGAGCCGCAGAATTTGACGCTGTCCGACGCGAGATTAGTGGGCGGGAGATTACGAATCACTCTTAGGTGGGTCAAACCAGCCTCGGACGTGCCGATAACTTTCTACAAAGTATTTTGGAGCCGACTTGTACACGGCCCGACCAACGACTCCATTCTCGTTTACCATCGGACCGTCCTCAAA GACAAGACCTGCTACGAGCTGAAGAACTTGGAACTGAAGTGTCAGTACTTCCTTCAGGTCCAAGCGGTCGCCCTATACGGAAATCGTCGCCTGGCGTCGCGAAAAGCCTCCAAGGTGTTCAACAGCACCGACTACATGGCATACG CCAACGTGGGGAGACGTTCTCGCAGGTGTGAGCGATATCAAGCCGGCCTACATCTACGACGCATGATTTGCCACTGTGGAGAGGTCAAGGTACGCCTCGTTTGGCCCACGAACCACGACGTTAAGGCGTACAACGTGTCCTGGAGGGAGGAGGCCTGTCCGTCGCAGGATAAGCATGCGGCGCATCGGAAGAAAATCTTGTGGAAAGTTGTGCAG ACGCCACATTTAGACATATGGCGACTCCGAAACGGGTGCACATACAACGTGAACGTAAGAAACATCTTCCACGACGACAGTAGCGAGAAGCATGGCGGCAGCATCGAGTTTGTTGCTACCGGATGTCAGAAGGAATATGATCACAAAGAGAAGAAACTTTCGAATGATAAGATAGCACAGTGTAAGAGTAAATCGTTGAGAAGTAAACGGTACTATAGTGGCCTATCTCTGATATAA